In Flavobacteriales bacterium, the following proteins share a genomic window:
- a CDS encoding elongation factor Ts: protein MAITASQVNELRQKSGAGMMDCKNALVEANGDYEKAIDFLRKKGQKVAAKRGDKDASEGLVLAKTSADGSKGIIMILNCETDFVAKNDSFGAFANEILETAVENGSMNAAELMASTLLNGSQSVQERITEEIGKVGEKIEVSRLELHVSPKVCAYNHPGNRIASIVALSNAGELDEAGRDVAMQIAAMSPIAIDKDDVEQSIIDREIAVGKEQAKESGKPEEMLEKIAMGKLGKFYKENTLLNQAFIKDNKKSVGQFLTDIESGLTVSSFKRMALD, encoded by the coding sequence ATGGCAATTACAGCAAGTCAAGTAAACGAGCTTAGACAAAAGTCTGGCGCAGGAATGATGGATTGTAAAAACGCATTGGTTGAGGCTAACGGCGATTATGAAAAAGCAATCGATTTTCTTAGAAAGAAAGGACAGAAAGTTGCAGCTAAAAGAGGTGACAAAGATGCATCTGAAGGTTTAGTTTTAGCTAAAACAAGTGCTGATGGTAGTAAAGGGATCATTATGATTCTAAACTGCGAAACTGATTTCGTTGCTAAAAATGATTCATTCGGAGCATTTGCAAACGAAATTTTAGAAACAGCAGTTGAGAATGGTTCAATGAATGCTGCAGAACTAATGGCTTCTACTCTTCTTAATGGTTCGCAATCAGTTCAAGAAAGAATTACAGAAGAGATAGGTAAAGTAGGCGAGAAAATCGAAGTATCAAGATTAGAGCTTCACGTTTCTCCAAAAGTTTGCGCCTATAATCATCCTGGAAACAGAATAGCTTCAATTGTAGCACTAAGTAATGCTGGCGAACTTGACGAGGCAGGAAGAGATGTTGCAATGCAAATTGCAGCGATGTCTCCTATAGCTATCGATAAAGACGATGTAGAGCAAAGTATTATTGATAGAGAAATAGCAGTAGGTAAAGAACAAGCAAAAGAATCTGGTAAGCCAGAAGAAATGCTTGAGAAAATTGCCATGGGTAAGCTTGGCAAGTTCTACAAAGAGAACACTTTACTCAATCAAGCTTTTATTAAAGACAATAAGAAATCTGTAGGGCAGTTCCTGACAGACATTGAGTCTGGCTTAACGGTCAGTTCTTTTAAAAGAATGGCATTGGATTAA
- a CDS encoding UMP kinase → MKYKRILLKLSGEALMGDQQFGIDNNKLKLYAEEIKSIVDLGLEVAIVIGGGNIFRGVQAEEGGMERTQGDYMGMLATMINSMALQSSLEILDVNTRLMSAIKMEQIAEPFIRRKAVRHLEKGRVVIFGAGTGNPYFTTDTAASLRAIEVEADVIVKGTKVDGIYTSDPMKNSDATKYETISFKEVYEKGLNVMDMTSFTLCKENKLPIIVFDINVKGNLLKVVEGESIGTIVEV, encoded by the coding sequence ATGAAGTACAAAAGGATTCTACTAAAGCTGAGTGGTGAGGCGCTCATGGGTGATCAACAATTTGGTATTGATAACAACAAACTAAAACTCTATGCTGAGGAAATTAAAAGCATAGTAGATCTTGGGCTAGAAGTAGCTATCGTTATCGGAGGAGGAAATATATTCAGAGGAGTTCAAGCGGAAGAAGGTGGAATGGAGAGAACTCAAGGAGACTACATGGGTATGCTAGCTACAATGATCAATAGCATGGCATTACAGAGTTCTCTAGAAATATTAGATGTTAATACAAGGCTTATGTCAGCCATAAAAATGGAACAAATAGCAGAACCATTTATAAGAAGAAAGGCAGTTCGTCACCTTGAGAAAGGACGAGTTGTAATATTCGGCGCGGGTACAGGAAACCCATATTTCACCACAGACACAGCAGCAAGTTTAAGAGCCATAGAAGTAGAAGCGGATGTAATCGTTAAAGGAACCAAAGTTGATGGTATCTATACGTCGGACCCTATGAAAAATAGCGACGCAACGAAATACGAAACAATCAGCTTCAAGGAAGTATATGAAAAAGGACTTAACGTAATGGATATGACTTCTTTTACCTTGTGTAAAGAGAACAAGTTGCCTATTATTGTTTTTGATATTAATGTGAAGGGCAACTTGCTAAAAGTTGTAGAAGGAGAATCTATAGGAACAATTGTAGAAGTATAA
- the rpsI gene encoding 30S ribosomal protein S9 has translation MEAVNALGRRKTSVARVYLTPGKGKIVVNKKDLKVYFPTAVLQNKVSFPLTVVDLAKKMDVNINVKGGGINGQAEAIQLGISRALVAISEDNKPNLKAERLLKRDPRMVERKKPGRRKARKKSQFSKR, from the coding sequence ACGCATTAGGCCGAAGAAAAACTTCAGTAGCACGTGTTTATTTGACACCAGGGAAGGGTAAAATCGTTGTCAACAAAAAGGACTTGAAGGTTTATTTCCCTACAGCCGTTTTGCAAAACAAAGTTAGTTTTCCTCTTACTGTTGTTGATTTAGCAAAAAAAATGGACGTTAATATAAACGTTAAAGGTGGTGGTATTAATGGTCAAGCCGAAGCTATTCAGTTAGGTATTTCTAGAGCACTTGTTGCAATTAGTGAAGACAATAAACCTAATCTTAAGGCAGAAAGACTATTGAAAAGAGATCCAAGAATGGTTGAAAGAAAGAAACCGGGTCGAAGAAAAGCAAGAAAGAAATCTCAATTTAGCAAGCGTTAA
- the frr gene encoding ribosome recycling factor: MEDELEMIFDDVQDQMRRTMSSLETELSKIRAGKATPSMLDSVFVDYYGSQTPLNQVANVNTPDGRTISIQPWEKEMLEPIEKGIMHANLGLNPQNNGELIMISVPMLTEERRRELVKQSKAEGENSKVSIRNARKDANEMIKKLKADGLSEDSAKDSEDQIQNYTNEYTKKCERFVELKEIDIMKV; encoded by the coding sequence GTGGAAGACGAATTAGAAATGATATTCGATGACGTACAAGATCAAATGCGTCGTACTATGAGCAGTTTAGAAACAGAATTGTCAAAAATCCGAGCGGGTAAAGCCACTCCTTCAATGCTCGATAGCGTCTTTGTAGATTACTATGGTTCGCAAACACCGCTGAATCAAGTAGCCAATGTTAATACACCAGATGGCAGAACGATATCCATCCAACCATGGGAAAAAGAAATGTTAGAGCCCATCGAAAAAGGTATTATGCATGCTAATCTAGGTTTGAATCCTCAAAACAATGGTGAACTAATTATGATTAGCGTTCCAATGTTAACGGAAGAAAGAAGAAGGGAGCTAGTTAAACAAAGTAAAGCTGAAGGCGAGAATTCTAAAGTAAGTATCCGAAACGCTCGTAAAGATGCAAATGAGATGATTAAGAAGCTTAAAGCAGACGGATTATCCGAAGACAGCGCAAAAGATTCCGAAGATCAAATACAAAACTACACGAACGAGTACACCAAAAAATGTGAACGTTTTGTCGAGCTTAAAGAGATCGACATCATGAAGGTTTAG
- the rpsB gene encoding 30S ribosomal protein S2 has product MARTNYKELLEAGVHFGHLKRKWNPKMSPYIFMERKGIHIIDLNKTVAKLDEACAALKQIAKSGKKVLFVATKKQAKEIIAEKIGAVNMPYVTERWPGGMLTNFSTIRKAIRKMATIDKLVHEEKFKSISKKERLMIIRQRAKLEKDFGSITGLTRLPAAIFIVDITKEHIALAESKKLNLVTFALTDTNSDPTSVDFAIPANDDSTKSITKLMDIVSNAIKEGLSERSVDKESSDKPKKRIEKKEEAPKAAAPVKDELKTETVEKKEAPKKKAATKKPVAKTTAPKKADKKDAPSKEAKA; this is encoded by the coding sequence ATGGCAAGAACAAACTATAAAGAATTACTTGAGGCAGGTGTACATTTTGGTCACCTTAAAAGAAAGTGGAATCCTAAAATGTCTCCGTACATTTTCATGGAAAGAAAAGGTATTCATATAATAGACCTTAATAAAACCGTTGCTAAATTAGATGAAGCTTGTGCTGCTCTAAAACAAATAGCAAAATCTGGCAAAAAAGTTCTTTTTGTTGCTACAAAAAAGCAAGCGAAAGAAATTATTGCTGAGAAAATCGGCGCGGTTAACATGCCGTATGTAACTGAAAGATGGCCTGGAGGAATGCTAACTAACTTTTCTACTATTAGAAAAGCAATTAGAAAGATGGCTACTATCGACAAGTTGGTTCATGAAGAAAAATTTAAAAGTATTTCTAAGAAAGAGCGATTGATGATTATTCGTCAAAGAGCTAAATTGGAAAAAGACTTTGGTAGCATTACTGGACTTACAAGATTACCTGCAGCAATCTTTATTGTCGATATAACAAAAGAACACATTGCTCTTGCAGAATCTAAAAAACTTAACCTGGTAACATTCGCATTAACAGATACTAATAGTGATCCTACTTCTGTAGATTTCGCAATACCTGCTAATGATGATTCAACAAAGTCTATCACGAAATTGATGGATATCGTTTCAAACGCTATTAAGGAAGGATTGTCTGAAAGAAGTGTAGATAAAGAAAGTTCTGACAAGCCAAAGAAGAGAATAGAGAAGAAAGAAGAAGCTCCTAAAGCTGCTGCACCAGTAAAAGATGAACTTAAGACTGAAACAGTAGAAAAAAAGGAAGCGCCTAAGAAAAAAGCTGCTACTAAGAAGCCTGTTGCTAAAACTACTGCTCCTAAAAAAGCAGACAAAAAAGACGCTCCAAGTAAAGAAGCAAAGGCATAA